In Halobacterium sp. CBA1132, a genomic segment contains:
- a CDS encoding ABC transporter permease, with product MLGYALDVETAKDRLREELSRAGSTLRVVLEDTSAKIGFAIIMAFVFIGLFGPYLAPHHPIEHTMRSGGSMMRLESPTAKAPMGTTSYGKDIFSQFLAGARPTLIVGLFGGIGTGVLGFLVGLTSGYFGGRVDEVLMRLTDLTFALPFLPMALVILSFVSPNIWLITAVLVVFLWKMPARVIRSEVMTVKERTFVKSARARGAGHMRTMFLHVAPNVLGIGFLYTAYAFGWSIVAGASLAFLGFGDPTMTSWGRMLEQVFRAGAMRVAWWWVLPPALGIAAVTTAVFLVGRAFEELVNPDLQTEQE from the coding sequence ATGTTGGGATACGCACTTGACGTCGAAACCGCGAAAGATCGCCTTCGAGAAGAACTGTCGCGGGCTGGTAGTACTTTGAGAGTGGTTCTCGAAGACACTTCAGCCAAAATCGGCTTCGCCATCATCATGGCGTTCGTCTTTATTGGCTTGTTCGGCCCGTATCTGGCACCCCATCATCCCATCGAGCATACGATGCGCTCCGGTGGGTCGATGATGCGTCTCGAAAGCCCTACCGCGAAGGCACCGATGGGAACGACGTCCTACGGGAAGGACATCTTCAGCCAGTTCCTCGCGGGTGCACGCCCGACGCTAATTGTGGGGCTGTTCGGCGGCATCGGCACCGGCGTGCTGGGCTTCCTCGTGGGTCTCACGAGCGGGTACTTCGGTGGCCGTGTCGACGAGGTGCTGATGCGGCTGACCGACCTGACGTTCGCGCTCCCGTTCCTACCGATGGCGCTGGTCATCCTCTCGTTCGTCTCCCCGAACATCTGGCTAATCACCGCCGTGCTCGTCGTCTTCCTCTGGAAGATGCCCGCACGGGTCATCCGATCCGAGGTCATGACCGTCAAAGAGCGGACCTTCGTCAAATCCGCGCGAGCACGAGGCGCGGGGCACATGCGGACGATGTTCCTGCACGTTGCCCCGAACGTGCTCGGTATCGGGTTCCTCTACACCGCTTACGCGTTCGGTTGGTCGATTGTTGCTGGCGCGTCGCTGGCGTTCCTCGGCTTCGGTGACCCGACGATGACCTCCTGGGGGCGGATGCTCGAGCAGGTCTTCCGCGCAGGTGCGATGCGGGTTGCGTGGTGGTGGGTCCTCCCGCCAGCCCTCGGTATTGCAGCCGTTACGACCGCCGTCTTCCTAGTCGGCCGCGCGTTCGAGGAACTAGTCAATCCGGATCTGCAAACGGAGCAAGAATGA
- a CDS encoding ABC transporter permease, translating into MSFRRFLIKRTAIAALLTLVAVSIIFATLRFLPSDPFSGLVASGSLTPEQVAELRAMYGLDEPIWVQYLKYIQNLFTFQFGLSLTQQRPVWSILGPALTNTLVLLLPALVTTAVVSSLAGMYAGWNRGSWFEKVGIISTTFFRATPIFVTGILLLIIFSYGLGWFPAFGMRSPIANPKGLTNTYISIDFLKHYILPFTATVLFYSGDFLMLARNSVVERKGSEFLKLHRAKGLSEMEQLARAGRNSLLPLVTYFALRTGMLFQGVITLEVVFAWPGIGRALVQAILNQDYPTVQAAVFIMALAVIVMNLAADIAYAKLDPTVEAGDV; encoded by the coding sequence ATGAGTTTTCGAAGATTCCTAATCAAACGGACGGCGATCGCCGCGCTATTGACCCTGGTGGCCGTCAGTATCATCTTCGCGACGCTGCGATTCCTGCCCAGCGACCCGTTCAGCGGGCTTGTCGCTTCCGGGTCACTAACACCGGAACAGGTAGCGGAGCTGCGCGCGATGTATGGCCTCGATGAGCCGATCTGGGTCCAGTACCTGAAATACATCCAGAACCTGTTCACGTTCCAGTTCGGGCTCTCGCTCACCCAACAGCGGCCGGTCTGGTCGATTCTCGGGCCTGCACTGACGAACACGCTGGTGTTGCTCCTGCCCGCATTGGTAACGACCGCAGTCGTAAGTTCCCTCGCCGGGATGTATGCCGGCTGGAACCGCGGATCGTGGTTCGAGAAAGTCGGCATCATCTCAACGACGTTCTTCCGCGCCACCCCGATTTTCGTCACCGGCATCCTCCTGTTAATCATCTTCTCCTACGGGTTAGGCTGGTTCCCAGCGTTCGGAATGCGGAGCCCAATCGCGAACCCGAAGGGATTGACGAACACGTACATTTCGATTGACTTCCTGAAGCACTACATCCTCCCGTTCACGGCCACGGTGCTGTTTTACAGCGGGGACTTCCTCATGCTCGCGCGGAACTCCGTCGTCGAGCGCAAGGGTTCGGAGTTCCTCAAGCTCCACCGGGCCAAGGGCCTGTCGGAGATGGAACAGCTAGCTCGTGCCGGGCGCAACTCGCTGCTCCCGCTCGTGACGTACTTCGCGCTCCGGACCGGGATGCTCTTCCAGGGCGTCATCACGCTTGAAGTGGTGTTCGCATGGCCGGGTATTGGTCGGGCGCTCGTCCAAGCGATCCTCAACCAGGACTACCCGACGGTGCAGGCCGCGGTGTTCATCATGGCGCTTGCTGTCATCGTGATGAACCTCGCAGCGGACATCGCCTACGCGAAACTGGATCCGACCGTCGAAGCAGGTGATGTCTAA
- a CDS encoding ABC transporter substrate-binding protein, translating to MSANDEAVQFEYTAVEGQSVPSVTTHFAQSETPWMREFALTVQDSFNSIGVPTNLVNVQPSTRYGEFWRADIGHPAPVVMNLHGPDPQRGLDPNPFLMRAHPETGGNYYNYKNDEITELLDEQAQTIGDQQARAEICHEIQRKLSEDAYIIAANFPDVINVANTANWEGYVPTPGNGTTRDSFIWTQVNLQPRGDSTTWVKGVTAGMQGTNLPWSTGGMEEKRLLNVYDGLYDASPQLEIVPGLATGHEVVDDTTVEMDLREGVTWHDGESFTPEDVKFSVEQYKQHTAPQQGPFYRTIESVEVVSTSGGGRVRFNLTEPDASFVTQRAVRSAIIPKHRWEDVDNPSEYNPDNPIGTGPFQFENWSQGQELRLSKHDDHWLWDEDTRRELVGEEHFVPGDGIDEMVEVNVGNVSTLIGAMQSGDIDAIGMTVSNQQANRAAQADGVEKQTSRNYVPTDVHLNHIVPLFRDKTFRVALSHAFDKQSFVDNVLSGQGQAIDGQNLLTPLMTPFYGETEPYEYNPEQAKTMLEQAGYTFTSNDMLVWPEGDAWEAFDERVEHGHATRSELDQPDFS from the coding sequence GTGTCAGCCAACGACGAGGCGGTCCAGTTCGAGTACACGGCGGTCGAGGGCCAGTCGGTCCCGTCGGTCACGACCCATTTCGCGCAGTCGGAGACGCCGTGGATGCGCGAGTTCGCCTTGACGGTCCAAGATTCGTTCAACTCCATCGGGGTGCCAACCAATCTCGTTAACGTCCAGCCAAGCACGCGCTACGGTGAGTTCTGGCGGGCCGACATCGGTCATCCGGCCCCGGTCGTGATGAACCTCCACGGGCCCGACCCCCAGCGCGGACTCGACCCGAATCCGTTCCTGATGCGTGCCCACCCGGAGACCGGGGGGAACTACTACAACTACAAGAACGACGAGATCACTGAGCTGCTTGACGAGCAGGCCCAGACGATTGGCGACCAGCAAGCACGGGCCGAAATCTGTCACGAAATCCAGCGCAAGCTCAGCGAGGACGCCTACATCATCGCCGCAAACTTCCCCGACGTCATCAACGTCGCCAACACGGCAAACTGGGAAGGGTACGTCCCCACGCCCGGTAACGGGACGACCCGGGACTCGTTCATCTGGACGCAGGTGAACCTTCAGCCGCGGGGCGACTCAACGACGTGGGTCAAAGGCGTTACCGCCGGCATGCAGGGGACGAATCTCCCCTGGTCGACCGGTGGGATGGAAGAGAAGCGCCTCTTGAACGTCTACGACGGGCTGTATGACGCCTCACCACAACTGGAGATTGTCCCCGGTTTGGCGACCGGCCACGAGGTTGTCGACGACACTACCGTCGAAATGGACCTCCGGGAGGGAGTGACGTGGCACGACGGCGAATCGTTCACTCCCGAGGACGTCAAGTTCAGCGTCGAACAGTACAAACAGCACACTGCGCCCCAGCAGGGCCCGTTCTACCGGACCATCGAGAGCGTCGAAGTGGTCTCGACCAGCGGCGGCGGCCGCGTGCGGTTCAACCTCACTGAGCCCGACGCCTCGTTCGTCACCCAGCGCGCTGTCCGCAGTGCCATCATTCCCAAGCACCGCTGGGAGGACGTCGACAATCCTTCCGAGTACAACCCCGACAACCCCATCGGGACCGGTCCGTTCCAGTTCGAGAACTGGTCGCAGGGCCAAGAGCTGCGCCTCTCGAAACACGACGACCACTGGCTGTGGGACGAGGACACGCGGCGGGAACTCGTCGGCGAGGAACACTTCGTCCCCGGCGACGGCATCGACGAGATGGTCGAGGTCAACGTCGGGAACGTCTCGACGCTTATCGGCGCGATGCAGTCTGGCGACATCGACGCTATCGGGATGACGGTCTCCAACCAGCAAGCTAACCGCGCGGCACAGGCCGACGGCGTCGAGAAACAGACCTCGCGGAACTACGTTCCCACAGACGTCCACCTCAATCACATCGTTCCGCTGTTCCGAGACAAGACGTTCCGTGTCGCACTGAGCCACGCCTTCGACAAACAGAGCTTCGTCGACAACGTCCTCTCCGGACAGGGACAGGCTATCGACGGCCAAAACCTACTCACTCCACTGATGACGCCCTTCTACGGGGAGACCGAGCCCTACGAATACAACCCCGAGCAGGCCAAGACGATGCTCGAGCAGGCGGGCTACACGTTCACCAGCAACGACATGCTCGTTTGGCCGGAAGGTGACGCCTGGGAGGCCTTCGACGAGCGCGTCGAGCACGGCCACGCAACGCGCTCCGAGCTTGACCAGCCCGACTTCTCGTAA
- a CDS encoding helix-turn-helix domain-containing protein: MLASEIPEIRRIEFENAFYAAEGDWIESLLVISESTFDPEAALASLSRVELFYSERVSDDQSDQQAYRLTVVAHEPYPFLLGLILREKAIPNRLVLTPDCFNGVATVAEWDDFQRLADKLQEQFGEFELLSVNQVETTGAPLGSGQLGRVVRNELTRDQLNVLQTAHELGYFETPRQASADDIATELGIAQSTLSERLRLAENQLFDLIFSGDQDTNETG; encoded by the coding sequence CTGCTCGCGTCAGAAATCCCGGAAATACGGCGTATCGAGTTCGAGAACGCCTTTTACGCCGCCGAAGGCGACTGGATCGAGTCACTACTAGTTATCTCGGAGAGCACGTTCGATCCGGAGGCAGCGCTGGCATCCCTTTCACGGGTCGAGCTATTCTACTCCGAGCGGGTCTCCGACGACCAAAGCGACCAGCAGGCATACCGGCTGACGGTGGTCGCTCACGAACCGTATCCATTCCTCCTGGGTCTGATTCTGCGAGAGAAGGCAATTCCGAATCGGTTAGTGCTCACTCCGGACTGCTTTAATGGTGTCGCCACGGTTGCTGAGTGGGACGATTTCCAGCGACTCGCCGATAAACTGCAAGAACAGTTCGGGGAATTCGAGCTCCTGAGCGTGAATCAGGTTGAGACGACGGGTGCGCCGCTAGGAAGTGGCCAGCTCGGCCGCGTGGTCAGAAACGAACTCACCCGCGATCAGCTAAACGTCCTCCAAACTGCCCACGAATTGGGATACTTTGAAACGCCACGTCAAGCGTCGGCAGACGACATCGCGACCGAACTTGGCATCGCCCAGTCGACGCTCAGTGAACGTCTACGACTCGCGGAAAACCAGTTGTTTGACCTGATCTTCTCCGGCGACCAAGACACGAACGAGACCGGTTGA
- a CDS encoding isocitrate/isopropylmalate dehydrogenase family protein, whose amino-acid sequence MTEDQTTTTYDIELIPGDGIGPEVVDAALPLFRDVADDYGFEFDIIRRDWGTEYYLEHGEMMPEDGLSQLADADSIFLGAVGHPEVPDHVTLHGLLLPIRKGLDQYVCKRPNVLFEGIESPLKGYEAGEIDFVVYRENTEGEYADIGGREHRSLNHETAIQSALFTRRGTERIVRAAFQAAAEREGHLTSITKSNAQAHSMVFWDDIVEEVSEEYPDVTVERLLVDAASMDLIRRPHEFDVLVASNLFGDILTDIGAQITGSMGLAPSGNIHPGDEYPSMFEPVHGSAPDIVGEGVANPLASVLSWSMLLEDVGEVTAANALWSAVTDQLADQSAPRTPDLGGDAGTEAAIKDLQSRL is encoded by the coding sequence ATGACCGAAGACCAGACCACAACGACGTACGACATCGAACTGATTCCCGGCGACGGCATCGGACCGGAAGTCGTTGACGCGGCCCTCCCGCTTTTCCGGGATGTGGCCGACGACTACGGGTTCGAATTCGATATTATCCGGCGTGACTGGGGGACCGAGTATTACCTCGAACATGGGGAGATGATGCCTGAGGACGGACTCTCTCAGCTTGCCGACGCCGATTCGATTTTTCTGGGAGCCGTTGGCCACCCCGAGGTCCCCGACCACGTGACACTCCACGGTCTCTTGCTGCCTATCCGAAAAGGACTCGACCAATACGTCTGCAAGCGGCCGAACGTCCTTTTTGAAGGTATCGAGAGTCCACTCAAGGGATACGAAGCCGGCGAAATCGACTTCGTAGTCTACCGGGAAAACACGGAAGGCGAATACGCCGATATTGGAGGTCGCGAACACCGTTCCCTCAATCATGAGACGGCGATTCAGTCAGCGCTGTTTACCCGACGGGGAACAGAACGCATCGTTCGCGCGGCGTTCCAAGCGGCGGCCGAACGTGAGGGGCACCTCACTAGTATCACCAAATCCAACGCACAGGCCCACAGTATGGTGTTCTGGGATGATATCGTTGAGGAAGTGAGCGAGGAATATCCCGATGTGACTGTCGAGCGATTGCTGGTTGATGCGGCCTCGATGGACTTAATTCGGCGCCCTCACGAGTTCGATGTCCTCGTCGCCTCGAACCTTTTCGGAGACATCTTGACCGACATCGGCGCCCAAATCACCGGGAGTATGGGCCTCGCACCATCCGGAAATATCCATCCGGGTGACGAGTATCCGTCAATGTTCGAGCCCGTTCACGGGAGCGCGCCCGACATCGTCGGTGAGGGAGTTGCGAATCCGTTGGCATCCGTCCTTTCGTGGTCGATGCTACTCGAGGATGTCGGAGAAGTAACCGCCGCTAATGCACTTTGGAGCGCCGTCACCGACCAGCTGGCTGACCAGTCCGCTCCACGGACCCCAGACCTCGGCGGTGACGCGGGAACTGAGGCGGCCATCAAAGACCTGCAATCGCGCCTGTAA
- a CDS encoding MFS transporter, whose product MTSDDVTMGRLGSLSRFRRYDALALTALVWFLGKFLRYAFPPLFGQFETIYDVSRTDLGLAFTGLMLVYAAMQFPSGFIADRSGSVDVITAGGVVTGIGGLALVVNAPFAVLAGAMLLVGAGTGTYKTVAIELLSRIYPTETGRSLGVFDTVGSLAGVAAPAAVVAATSLPGVFGAPWRTLFLVGGLAALVVALAFLIRVPRHLEREPAATESDGSPQFREYVDLFRRPKFSAFVIVTILFSFVYNGLVAFLPLYLMGAGNLPSVTANLLFSGLFAVSLVQLVTGEASDRVGVLPLVVGTLVTATAGLVALVVLSGTTGAIGLGASVIVLGIGAHGYRPVRGAYLVTVLPESIAKGSLGVVRTLLVAAGAVGPAAVGYLSDVRGFRVAFGVLAVILCIATILTVILWVVD is encoded by the coding sequence ATGACGAGCGATGATGTCACGATGGGACGACTCGGTTCGTTGTCTCGCTTCCGTCGCTACGACGCGCTGGCGCTGACCGCGCTCGTGTGGTTCCTCGGGAAATTCCTGCGATACGCGTTCCCGCCCCTGTTTGGACAGTTCGAAACGATATACGACGTCTCACGGACTGATCTCGGCCTGGCGTTCACGGGACTTATGCTCGTGTACGCCGCGATGCAGTTCCCATCGGGGTTCATCGCTGACAGGTCGGGTTCAGTAGACGTCATTACTGCCGGTGGCGTCGTAACTGGGATCGGCGGGCTCGCACTGGTGGTGAATGCGCCGTTCGCAGTGTTGGCGGGCGCGATGTTACTCGTCGGTGCCGGAACAGGGACCTACAAGACCGTCGCAATTGAGTTGCTATCGCGGATTTACCCCACGGAAACCGGACGATCGCTGGGTGTCTTCGATACGGTCGGTAGTCTCGCCGGCGTCGCAGCGCCTGCCGCAGTCGTGGCCGCGACCTCCTTGCCGGGGGTGTTCGGAGCCCCGTGGCGGACATTATTTTTGGTGGGTGGTCTCGCAGCCCTGGTGGTCGCTCTCGCGTTCCTCATCCGCGTGCCACGTCACCTAGAGCGAGAGCCCGCAGCCACTGAGAGTGACGGCTCGCCCCAGTTTCGAGAGTACGTCGACTTGTTCCGCCGGCCGAAGTTTTCGGCGTTCGTCATTGTTACGATTCTGTTCTCGTTCGTGTACAACGGTCTCGTGGCTTTCCTGCCACTGTATCTCATGGGCGCGGGAAACCTGCCATCGGTAACCGCTAATCTGTTGTTCAGCGGTCTTTTCGCGGTCAGTCTGGTCCAGCTGGTTACTGGAGAAGCGAGCGACCGTGTCGGCGTTTTACCCCTCGTTGTGGGGACTCTTGTCACTGCGACGGCGGGACTCGTCGCCCTCGTCGTGCTGTCGGGCACCACAGGGGCAATCGGCCTCGGAGCGTCGGTAATCGTGCTCGGCATCGGCGCTCACGGATATCGGCCAGTACGTGGCGCTTACCTAGTTACTGTGCTTCCAGAGAGTATCGCGAAGGGGTCTCTTGGAGTGGTCCGGACGCTGTTAGTCGCCGCAGGCGCTGTTGGGCCCGCAGCAGTGGGATACCTCTCCGATGTGCGTGGATTCCGAGTGGCGTTCGGTGTCCTGGCGGTGATACTCTGCATCGCGACTATACTGACGGTGATTCTGTGGGTGGTCGACTGA
- a CDS encoding acetate--CoA ligase family protein yields the protein MLSDETDDAGSPSTGSVSIPELDPLFDPESVAVVGASPDSFYSGNLVENLLEYGFDGTLYPVNPGRDEVWDRECYDHIADVPETVDLAVVSVPREHVVDVVESAGNRGVPAALVLTAGFAEADDTGADLEAELAATATETGIQVVGPNCIGVMASEGATLTATCSREPQPGGIGLVSQSGALAFTTFFERAADSDVHFSHIVSTGNEVDLTAADYVAYLAEQDDVDVVCTYIEGVDEPERFLRVAEHAVRNGTPVLTVKIGASELAEAATLSHTGSLTGDDDGWTAAFNQAGVERVPDIPDLLARASAHTAYDDPDGNRVCIASTSGGLASLLADMAAERNLALPDIDGKAEQQLLNIEELLTYGGFNNPADIRGYGAHVLPEIADAVLDDDAFDAYVFAIGLPGVDERAETIADDLATITSEADDPVYVLWTGRKEPDKPTETPPYARLRESMPVYEDPSRCLDALASTVDFVTAQTHLTNQPSRTDLVVDARETAMSVDVPRGRVLTWQESKRLLDSYDIPVVETYLATDVEEAVAAAEDVGFPVVLKIDSPALPHRTDVGAVRLGVDSAEAVRAAYEDVMDAALASVEEDDIEGVLVQPMVDDGVEAITGIAPDEVFGSLVSVGPGGVLVEALDESATLVPPFSRADARAAVEETALASLLRDRREGDALSVDAIVDFLTRVGELAASVDTIAELDLNPVVVTENGPVAVDALIRTRE from the coding sequence ATGTTGAGCGACGAAACGGATGATGCGGGGAGTCCGTCTACTGGGTCGGTGTCGATTCCTGAGCTGGATCCGCTGTTTGACCCCGAGTCGGTTGCGGTCGTCGGCGCAAGCCCTGACTCATTCTACTCCGGGAACCTCGTGGAGAACCTGCTTGAGTACGGGTTCGACGGGACGCTCTATCCGGTCAACCCCGGACGAGACGAAGTCTGGGACCGGGAATGTTATGACCACATCGCAGACGTCCCCGAGACAGTCGATCTAGCAGTTGTCAGCGTCCCACGAGAACACGTCGTAGATGTCGTTGAATCCGCAGGAAATCGGGGGGTCCCCGCCGCACTGGTTCTTACCGCGGGATTCGCCGAAGCCGACGACACGGGCGCCGATCTCGAAGCAGAGCTGGCCGCCACGGCGACCGAAACCGGGATTCAGGTCGTCGGGCCGAACTGTATCGGCGTCATGGCCAGCGAGGGCGCGACGCTGACAGCAACATGTTCGCGGGAACCACAACCTGGCGGGATTGGTCTCGTGAGCCAATCCGGCGCCCTAGCGTTTACGACGTTCTTCGAGCGCGCAGCCGACAGTGACGTCCACTTCAGCCACATCGTCTCGACCGGCAACGAGGTCGACCTTACGGCTGCTGACTACGTCGCCTATCTCGCTGAGCAAGACGATGTCGACGTCGTCTGTACGTATATCGAAGGAGTCGACGAACCCGAACGATTCTTGCGAGTCGCGGAACACGCCGTTCGGAACGGGACGCCGGTCCTTACGGTGAAAATCGGTGCCTCCGAACTAGCGGAGGCAGCGACGCTAAGTCACACCGGGTCGCTCACCGGCGATGACGACGGCTGGACAGCGGCATTCAATCAGGCGGGCGTCGAACGCGTCCCCGACATCCCCGACCTGCTGGCGCGCGCAAGCGCCCACACTGCGTACGACGACCCCGACGGGAACCGGGTCTGTATCGCCTCAACCAGTGGTGGGCTTGCGAGCCTGTTGGCCGATATGGCCGCCGAACGGAACCTCGCCCTTCCGGATATCGATGGCAAAGCTGAACAGCAGCTCCTGAACATCGAGGAGTTGCTGACGTACGGCGGGTTCAACAACCCTGCTGATATTCGCGGCTATGGCGCTCACGTTCTCCCTGAGATTGCCGATGCCGTGCTCGACGACGACGCGTTCGACGCCTACGTCTTCGCCATCGGGCTGCCCGGCGTCGACGAGCGTGCGGAGACCATCGCCGATGACCTAGCAACGATCACTTCTGAGGCTGACGACCCCGTCTACGTGCTCTGGACCGGACGCAAGGAACCCGATAAGCCGACGGAAACACCGCCGTACGCACGTCTCCGTGAATCGATGCCCGTTTATGAAGACCCCAGCCGCTGTCTGGATGCGCTCGCGTCGACGGTCGACTTTGTCACTGCACAGACCCACTTGACAAACCAGCCGTCACGGACTGATCTGGTCGTCGACGCGCGCGAGACCGCTATGAGCGTCGACGTGCCGCGTGGTCGAGTGCTCACATGGCAAGAATCCAAACGCTTGCTGGACAGCTACGACATTCCGGTCGTCGAAACCTATCTGGCAACCGATGTCGAGGAGGCGGTCGCAGCAGCTGAGGACGTCGGATTCCCGGTCGTGCTCAAAATCGACTCGCCGGCACTCCCCCACCGCACTGATGTCGGCGCCGTGCGGCTCGGCGTCGACTCGGCTGAAGCCGTCCGTGCTGCCTACGAAGACGTGATGGATGCTGCACTGGCATCCGTCGAGGAGGACGATATCGAGGGCGTGCTTGTCCAACCAATGGTCGACGACGGCGTTGAGGCGATTACGGGCATCGCGCCCGACGAGGTGTTTGGGTCGCTCGTCTCTGTCGGTCCAGGCGGTGTTCTCGTGGAGGCGCTCGATGAGAGTGCCACACTAGTGCCCCCATTCTCACGGGCTGATGCAAGAGCAGCCGTTGAAGAGACAGCGCTGGCGTCGCTCCTCCGGGACCGCCGTGAGGGTGACGCGCTATCTGTCGATGCTATCGTCGACTTCCTCACCCGTGTCGGTGAGTTGGCGGCCAGTGTCGACACAATCGCGGAGCTGGATCTCAACCCGGTCGTCGTCACCGAGAATGGGCCCGTGGCTGTGGACGCTCTCATCCGGACTCGTGAGTAG
- a CDS encoding CoA ester lyase, producing MVQRSLLYCPGDEPEMMRKAVNSGADAVIFDLEDAVAPAAREDARQAVRETIDALDDATPSISVRINPVNRDGLQDVNSVLRDGESLPDSVVLPKVDRAETVATLTSHLTDVGAASVDVIPLIETAAGLVAAEEIAAAPSVVAIAYGDQDYTADIGATVTDEKTESLYARQRVVAAAGAAGVNALDTVYTDIDDTDGLREQTGTVMEFGFDGKLAIHPDQVDVINDAFTPAPDEVEWAEKVITGKERADEADSGVFTVEGQMIDPPLVDRARTILDRADAAGVR from the coding sequence ATGGTCCAGCGTTCGCTGTTATACTGTCCAGGTGACGAACCAGAGATGATGCGGAAGGCGGTTAATTCAGGGGCTGACGCGGTAATATTCGACCTCGAAGACGCTGTGGCGCCAGCAGCACGTGAGGACGCTCGTCAGGCTGTCCGCGAGACGATTGATGCACTGGACGATGCCACGCCCTCGATTAGCGTCCGGATCAATCCCGTGAACCGCGATGGATTACAAGATGTCAACAGTGTACTTCGGGATGGCGAGTCACTCCCTGACAGCGTCGTTCTCCCGAAAGTCGACCGCGCTGAAACGGTTGCGACGCTAACGAGCCACCTCACAGACGTAGGCGCAGCATCGGTCGATGTCATCCCACTGATTGAGACGGCCGCGGGACTGGTGGCTGCAGAAGAAATCGCGGCTGCACCAAGCGTCGTCGCTATCGCCTACGGCGACCAGGACTACACGGCCGATATTGGGGCAACTGTCACCGATGAGAAAACGGAGTCACTGTACGCTCGCCAGCGTGTCGTCGCTGCTGCAGGTGCGGCCGGTGTCAACGCACTGGACACCGTCTACACAGATATTGACGACACTGATGGGCTCCGCGAGCAGACCGGGACAGTCATGGAGTTCGGGTTCGATGGGAAACTGGCCATTCACCCCGATCAAGTCGACGTCATCAACGACGCGTTCACACCGGCCCCCGACGAGGTCGAGTGGGCTGAGAAAGTGATTACAGGCAAAGAGCGTGCCGACGAAGCCGACAGCGGTGTGTTCACCGTCGAGGGACAGATGATCGATCCGCCCCTTGTTGACCGCGCACGGACGATCCTCGATCGGGCCGACGCTGCAGGGGTTCGCTGA
- a CDS encoding class I SAM-dependent methyltransferase, whose amino-acid sequence MDDGTEQKRSTAALFDEQAAAYLDSRVHRVGDDLDQLVEWVGAADRALDVATGAGHTAGALAEGGANQVVAADAAPTMVATATQAFPGDIGVICDAERLPFATNSFDAVTCRIAAHHFPEPTDFVAEVARVLKPGGTLAFEDNVAPDDEVLDDFLNRVERIRDPTHVRSHRVGDWLRWFETAGLTVEASRVVTKTLDYDEWVANVDLSTERRKRLEAAFADRPPEATEAFEITDTDDGIESFANLKLLVRATR is encoded by the coding sequence ATGGACGACGGAACCGAGCAGAAGCGGTCAACAGCCGCGCTGTTCGACGAACAGGCCGCAGCCTATCTGGATAGTCGTGTCCACCGAGTCGGAGACGACCTCGACCAGCTGGTTGAGTGGGTCGGCGCCGCTGATCGCGCATTAGATGTCGCCACGGGCGCGGGCCACACCGCCGGCGCACTTGCTGAAGGCGGGGCCAATCAGGTTGTTGCGGCTGATGCTGCACCGACGATGGTCGCCACGGCGACGCAAGCGTTCCCCGGTGACATCGGCGTTATTTGTGATGCCGAACGGTTGCCGTTCGCCACAAATTCGTTTGACGCGGTGACGTGCCGTATCGCTGCACACCATTTCCCCGAACCGACGGATTTCGTGGCGGAAGTGGCTCGAGTCCTCAAACCTGGTGGAACGCTTGCCTTCGAGGACAACGTCGCACCCGACGACGAGGTACTCGACGACTTTCTCAACCGCGTCGAGCGAATCCGTGATCCGACGCACGTCCGTTCGCATCGCGTTGGCGACTGGCTCCGCTGGTTCGAGACTGCAGGCCTGACTGTCGAGGCTTCACGCGTTGTCACGAAGACGCTCGATTACGACGAATGGGTCGCGAATGTCGACTTGTCCACTGAGCGGCGCAAACGCCTCGAGGCTGCCTTCGCCGATCGGCCCCCCGAAGCAACTGAGGCGTTTGAAATCACGGACACAGACGATGGGATCGAGTCATTCGCGAACCTCAAACTGCTGGTTCGCGCGACCCGCTAA